The sequence below is a genomic window from Nicotiana tomentosiformis chromosome 6, ASM39032v3, whole genome shotgun sequence.
tataaaaatattaaaaagtgctattttattataaataatgtAAATTATGTagttatgtatagaatataggatattattgcaaaattatataaatagctcaaaaatacagATCCAATTCTACAAAATGAAGTAAGAATGTTATAAAGCATATATGTGGGTGTAAATAATGAacttggatgattaagtcatcaaacaataatttgaaggagtaattaataaatatttgaataatttaaatgcaagaaaatcaattttaaagccttaaaaatgatgaaataaattttagaaaatacttatatgactcatGTAAATTTGTGATAATGCAAAAAtgttattttgaaagtatatatgatattaataaaaatatgagggcaaaattaggtatcaatATCTGTCTCTCTTTACCCgaaaatgatgaaagagttatcgggtaaagaaattaatgaccaattttgtccgaaatgaGTGACGATGATATGTTTTTGAAACaatgggggccgaaccctggttactgagttgcctacatatccctggtgatACGGGAATCAaatcgtgtgtagttctggatccgaCGACAAATGAAACCGATAGAGTTATTATAAGAATGGTTATATGTTTCAAGGAAAGATCTTTTGTATATGATGGTGACATGAGTAACGAATAATTTTGGGCGGAgctatgaatgcgaatttgaacgtTACGGATATTTGAGGTAAATGTTTGAACGGTTACGGGAGAAAGAGTAAACAATTGCTGATTGTCAGCTACATTTGAGATGAtcaaaggatgtgaacgttgtaaATGGAAACCGGAGCAAGAATTGCTCATATATGTAGGatggttacctcccgagttacaTGCAAAACATAAAACACGATGCATGCGAATATATATGAGGTTATTGCAAAATTTTAAACATGATACAAATTCCCTTCGAAacatgagagttgtctttggacgatgaggatgatgtccttagaccatgacgtcctgggccatgaagtgtatgataagggattcgcatgcCTTGagatggtgtcctcgggccatgaggatggtgcctctggactatgatgcctttgaataatgatgtgcagttttgagagatcctcaggccatagCATGTTGTCTTCGGgatatgaggatgatgccttcagataatgtggcgatgtttcagcctatGAAATGCGAGAACAACTGATGTTTAGTTGTATGCGAGAACGAGgcaaggcaatgcttagccttgtgtGTGACGAGGGCGGTTTTTAGCCCTATACagaggaaggcagtgcttagacttatgcaataatggaggcaatgcttagactcGTATAATGTAATGGAGACAGTACTTAGTCTCAGGCAGAGGAAGGTAGTGCTTAGcgttatgcaataatggaggcaatgcttagcctcatgcaatgcgatggagatagtgcttagtctcatgtaacggaaggcagtgtttagccttatgcaatgtgatGGAGACAatatttagtctcatgcaaaggaaggcagtgtttagccttatgcaataatggaggcagcgCTTAGCCTCATTCAATTCGATGGagagtgcttagtctcatgcaatagaaggcagtgtttagccttatgcagtgtgatggagacaatgtttagtctcatgcaaatgaaGGCAGTGTTTAGTCTTATGCAATGTGATGGAGACattgtttagtctcatgcaacggaaggcagtgtttagccttatgaaatAATTGAGACAGTGCTTAGCCCATAGCAAAGAATGAGGGCAATGTTTATCCCTATGCAGGAAAATCAACGATATAAATGTGAGAGGGAAGAGTGGTCCTTAGCTTGGCACGTTTGTGCTTGGCGACTTTTTTCAGTGTGAAGGTAGTGATCTTATTGTATGTATATATTTGCGGGCGTGCTTGTTATGTCCATTGTGCCTGTATCCAAAGCAAAATCGTGAGTTTCGGGGGTAGGTTGGTTCGTCCCTTTGATTCTTCATTTCGTCTTTGATCTTTGTCTTGATGCCTTGTTAGAGTCACCCTGGGTAACGTCTGGCTACTacagaaaatgaaattttcaaaaaatatgcatttgtgataaattatttataaaaatgcagttgttcaaaatatgtgatgatgcttaaaacaaataattttgtcGAATCTGAGACTGTGACACGCTTTGAGACATTACAACCTCCTcaactcggaattttgaggaccttcctcaaaattctgccccagtttaaatacATACTTCCGGCAATGCACTTCTTAGCGATCCTTGACATAATGAGATTGACAAACTCGAAATCTTGTCCCAATTTCTGACCATagaggggaatgaagattttattataatgtgaccgaacccacagggctgcctacgtatcccttctTAATTGGGAATCAAGTTAAGCGTATTTCAGGTTACATCAAATATAAAGTGAAAACATAATCGTAAACGtaatatctcttgattgcgtatgaattgataggttttggccatatttcTCCATCCATCTCTACGAGTATAAGAGCTCCTCCTGTCAGTACTCtatgaaccatgtaagggccttgccagttaggtgagaatttcccttttgcttcatcctgatgcgggaagatccgtttCAAGACTAATTGCCCTAGTGTGAATTGCCTCGatctaacctttttgttgaaagccctTGCCATTATATTCTGGTAGAATTGACTGTGACACACTACGTTCATCCTCTTATCGTCAATGAAAGCTAGTTGCTCCGTATCCATTCCGCGTCGCTGAGCTCgacctcttgtatgattcttagggAAGGAATCTCCACCTCGGCGGGTAGAAAGgcttcagtaccgtagaccagTAGATAAGGGGTTGCCCCAGTTGACGTACGAATTGTGGTGCGATACCCGAGCAAAGAAAATGGTAGCTTCTTatgccattgcttgtggttgtccaccatcttcctcaatatcttcttgatgttcttgttggcggcttatACGGCTCCATTCATCTGCGACATGTATGCTTTAGAATTCTGGTGCTTGATCTtaaatgtttcacacatggctttcatttgatcactattgagattggcgacattatcggtgatgattgactcaggtactccaaatcgacaaacaatacgatTCCGGATGAAATCCTCTGTGACCTTCTTAGTCACAACCTTATAGGAAGCAGCTTCAACtcattttgtgaagtaatctatagccaccaaaatgaacGTATGTCCATTTAAATTAGCGGGCtcaattggtccgatgacatccatgccctaGGTAGAGAAGGGCCAGGgtgaacttgttgcattgagtttgttgggtggcactcgtatcatatcagtaTGTATCTgacattggtgacacttttgaacatatttgatgcagtttgTCTCCATAGCCATCCAGAAATATCCTGCCCTTAATATATTCTTGGCAAGAGTgaacccattcatgtgaggtccgcaggtTCCAACGTGTATTTCTTCGAGCAATCTAGATGTCCCCTTGGCGTAGACACATCGCAACAATCCCAAATCAGGAgttcttctatacagaattccccCACTCTAAAAGAAGTGGTTGGCCAATTTTCGAAGCGTGTACTTCTGAGAGTATGTGGCATTTTCTGGGTATTCTCCTTTCTCtaaatactccttgatatcgTGAAACCATGGATTTCCGTCAAACTCTTGTTCAATATGAGTGCAATAAACTGTCTGTTTACGAATCTCTATCGGGATAGGATCGATAAAATTCTTGCctagatgttgtatcatggaagacaaggtagccaatgcatctgcgaactcgttctgaatccttggaacatgtttgaattctatcttcgtgaacctttTGATCAAATCTTGCACACAATATAGGTATGGaaatattttagtgttcttggtAGTCCACTCTCCAAGCACTTGATGTACCAGTAGAACAGAATCCCtgattaccagcaactcctgaacattcatgtcgATGGCCAATCTGAGTCCCAAGATGTAGGCCTCGTATTCtcccatattgttggtgcatggaacCTGAGCTTTGTGGATACCGGGTAATTTTGACCGGTTTCTAATACTAAAACAGCTTCGATGCCCACTCCCTTAAAGTTTTCTACTCCGTCGAAAAATATCCTCCAACCGTCATATGTTTCGGCAATATCTTCACCTACAAATGAAACTTCCTCGTCGGTAAAATACGTCTTCAATCGTTtgtattctccgtctacgggGTTCTCTGCTAAGTGATCGGCTAATGCTTTCcccttgactgccttctgagtcacataaaTGATGTCGAATTCAGTGAgtaatatctgccactttgctaacttacccgtaggcatgggattctgaaagatgtattttagtggatccatccttgatatgagatatgtggtgtatgcacagaaataatgtctcaacttctgggctctctatgtcaaagcacaacaggtgcgCTCCAGCAAAGTGTACCGAGCctcgtaaggtgtgaacttcttactcagataacaTGTCACCTGCTCTTTCAACCCGGTTTCATCATGTTTCCCTAGAACGCAACCAAAGGCTCCATCCAACACGGATAAATACAGTAATAGAGGTCTCCCTGGCTCTAGCGGGACCAACACAGGCAGTTTAgacaaatactccttgattttgttgaAAGCCTTATGACATTCTTCGGACCGATTTGTTGCAACTTCTTTCCTCAACATCttgaagatcggctcacataTCACCATTGATTATGCTATAAAacggctgatataattgaggcatcctagaaaactcatcacatccttcttgttCTTTGGTGGTGGCAAGATCTGAATAGCCTTGATTTTGGACGAGTCTAGCTCAATACCGTGGTggctgacgatgaaacctaacaacttcccagcagggactccgaaggcatatTTTGCAGGGTTTaacttcaaattttatttttgaagtcGATCGAAAAActtcctcaagtctgctatgtgatctggacttctcttagatttgatgataacaccatccatgtacacctctatctctttgtgtatcatgtcgtggaagagAGTCATCATGGACCTCATGTAGGTGGACCCAACTTTCTTCAAACTGaatggcatcattttgtaacTATATATTCCATATGGCGTGATAAAAGCTATCTTTCCAGCATCCTCTTCGTCCATCCATATCTGATAGTATCCTGTGACGCAGTCcataaaggattggagttcatgcttggcgcagttgtcgatcagtatgtgtatgttaggcaacgggaaatcatccttaggactcgctctgttcagatctcgatagtcaacacacaccctaactttcccatccttcttcggaaccgacacaatgttggctaaccaggtcgggtactcgaccactcgaaggaccttggctttgatttgcttggtaaccTCCTCCTTTCTGTTCAgcctcatatctggcttgaatttctTTAGCTATTGTTTTACTGGTGGACACATGGAGTTGGTAGGTAGcgtgtgagctactatggatgtgcttaacccagtcatgtcatcataggaccatgcaaaaatatcctcataatatTTTAGACACCAGATGTACTTTTCCTTCTCTGGCGGTGATAGATTAATGCTTATGCAAGTTTCCTTGACCGTTTCAAAATCTCCTAAGTTAACTGCCTCTGTTTCCTCCAAATTGGACTTTGGTTTCttctcaaaattctctacttctttgacaatttcttTAGGTACTTCCAAATATtctgaatcactttccttattTTGCATTGTCTCCTTACATGTCACAACCGTAGGTTCATCAAGATATGTAATAATTACGCTGAAAAAAatatagaaagataataataaataaacgaaaggtaataatgcattaataaaacttaaaattttcaacaagtacgactcgatggctcgagtaattatttcaaaacaaagcactaaaaatgtcttaaatgcgccaaaaaaatcaattttaaaataaatcatgCTAATTTTGCCAAGGCTACTCAGGTATTCGGCGAGCCTAGGATGGTGCatcagtccagttcttgagaacggATCCTTATCCCACTGTCTAAATgttaaggtcttcctcctcctcctcctcctcctcctcctttaaAATTACACTACAGTCCATATTTTTCTCGCCCGAAAACAGCTTCCTCATAccggccaaaatctcatcttcctcagatccccaAATCATGGAAATCTGGCGGAATGTCTGGTGCAGCagtggtatgggttgttccagcGGATAGTAATTGGTGCGCCACAACGGTGTCCAATGCTGGTATTCTTGCACAATATATTCATACCCGAGACCAAAGGTTGTGCCATGATATTATGGTCATATGGGTTCTGTGAAACCATGAAGCTTTCGGCCAAGACCCT
It includes:
- the LOC138894297 gene encoding uncharacterized protein, producing MDPLKYIFQNPMPTGKLAKWQILLTEFDIIYVTQKAVKGKALADHLAENPVDGEYKRLKTYFTDEEVSFVGEDIAETYDGWRIFFDGVENFKGVGIEAVLVLETGQNYPELLVIRDSVLLVHQVLGEWTTKNTKIFPYLYCVQDLIKRFTKIEFKHVPRIQNEFADALATLSSMIQHLGKNFIDPIPIEIRKQTVYCTHIEQEFDGNPWFHDIKEYLEKGEYPENATYSQKYTLRKLANHFF
- the LOC138894298 gene encoding uncharacterized protein is translated as MVGQVLESHKITFHEDELPSEGLRHNKALYIIMQFGDKFIARVLIDGGSSLNICPLTTLKRLGKGLHEIQMGSMNVKAFDGSQRDTNGEINLDQQMGPTWFGIEFQVLDISATYNLLLGRPWIHTAGAVASILHQIVMFEWNHQEVIIHGDGSNLLYTNQTVPVIENRRKLGGETYHSIVWVNAIEKDRCVIITYLDEPTVVTCKETMQNKESDSEYLEVPKEIVKEVENFEKKPKSNLEETEAVNLGDFETVKETCISINLSPPEKENKTIAKEIQARYEAEQKGGGYQANQSQGYYQIWMDEEDAGKIAFITPYGIYSYKMMPFSLKKVGSTYMRSMMTLFHDMIHKEIEVYMDGVIIKSKRSPDHIADLRKFFDRLQK